The segment AGTTACTTTTGACATAAAAATGTCCTCCTGTTTTATTGTCTTTTAGTGCGCTTCTTCAATGGCACCACTAATATATATCATCGACAGCATCATAAAAACGTAAGCCTGAAGCACAGAGGTGAATAACCCCATAAAGTACATAGGTAACGGAACCAAAAAAGGGACAAGGATAAAAAGAATCGCAATGACAAGGTCTTCCCCAAAGATATTACCAAATAACCTCATTGAAAGGGAGAGAGGTCTTGAAAGATGCCCTATTAACTCTATTATAATCATAAGCGGAGCAAGCCAGGCAACGGGCCCCATAAAATGGTGAATATAATGGGCACCATGCTTTTTTATACCAATAAAATGGTATGTAAGAAAAACTATAATAGCAGGTGCTGCAGTGGTATTCAGATTAGATGTGGGTGATATAAAGCCGGGAATCAAACCCATTACATTAGAAAAAAACACATAAATGCCGATACCAAATATAAGCGGGATATAGGGTCTTCCTTCTTCCCCCATGATATCAATACACATCTTTTCGATAGCAGTAACAAGCATCTCAAAAAGATTCTGACCTCTCCCCGGGATCTCACTTCTCATTTTGGAAGCAAGACTTCCTAAGATGAAAGTAAATATCACAACAACCGTTGTCATAAAAACATGCAAAAACTTTAACTGCACCTCATGAGGTAGAAAAGAAAAAATATTAAGTGGATGTTCCATCAATCTTCCTCCTATATTCTATAAGAACATAAATAGGCATTGCTATGGTCAAAACAGACAGACCAACTAACAATCCCCAAATGTTCAACATTCCAAATTTAAACCACGTATACAGCAAAATTCCCACAAGCATAAGCCTGAAAAAACTATTCCCAATACCGATACCCATAAAAGATCCTGAAAAGCTTTTCTGTACGTGAAACACCAAACCAAGAAAATTACCTACACTTATTATAAAGCCCACTACCATATTATACAGAAATAGCTTCCCAAAAAATATATTGCATACTGTATACAATATTACAAAAAAAATCAACGAAAATATTAAAATTTTTTGATACATTTTACTTTTTTTCATCATCCTGATATGCATCTGTTCGCTTGATAAAATATATCATATTTTTAAACCCTGCGGCTATACCCATAACCATAAAAAATAGAGTAAGGTAAGGCTTGGTATCAAAATAACGGTCCAGATAGTAACCTATTAATGTTCCTATAGCTATAGCAGATACGAAAGATATGCCAATCGAACCAGCGTTTAACCAGTATCGGATCTGTTTTTTATCTTTCATGTCAACTCTTTTAATACCTCATAATGAGCCTTAATCGTCGCATCTAAATCTTTATTCGTATGAGCAGCGGATACAAACATAGCTTCAAACTGGCTTGGAGCAAGATTGATCCCTTTTTTAAGCATTCCATGGAAAAATGCCGCATATTTTTTTGTATCACTCGTAAGGGCATCTTTAAAGCTTTTTACAGGCCTTTCAGTAAAAAACATACATGACATAGACTCAATCTCATTGAAAGCATAATTGAGTTTTAGCTCTCTACAATTGTTTTTAAACCCATTCCAAAGGTATTGGGATTTTTTCCTGAGTTCATAATAAAAATTTTCATTAAGTTTATTCAAATTTGCTATGCCAGCCGCCATGGCAAGGGGATTACCGCTCAACGTACCCGCCTGGTATACTGGCCCAAGAGGGGAGATCTTCTCCATAATCTCTTTTCTACCACCATAAGCCCCCACAGGCAGTCCCCCGCCTAAAATTTTACCCAACGTAGTAATATCCGGCATTACATTAAAATACTCCTGTGCTCCTCCTGGGGCAAGCCTAAACCCTGTTATAACTTCATCAAAAATCAACAGCGCCCCTTCATTACTACACAGATCTCTTAGCCCAGACAAAAATCCCTCTTCCGGCAATACCACCCCCATGTTACCTGCCACCGGCTCCACTATGACACAGGCAATCTGATTTTTATTATTTATAAATAACTGTTTGACTGAATTTAAATCATTGTAATCAGCAATCAATGTATGTTTGGCAAGATCCGCAGGTACACCTGGGCTGCTGGGCTGACCAAAAGTAAGGGCACCGCTTCCAGCTTTTACAAGTAAGCTATCTGAATGCCCATGATAACAACCCTCAAACTTGATTATTTTATCCCTACCGGTATATCCACGGGCAAGTCTAATGGCACTCATTACAGCCTCAGTACCTGAGCTAACCATTCTGACCATCTCTATGGATGGTACCATTTCAACAACTTTTTTAGCAAGTTCCAGTTCAAGTACAGTGGGAGCTCCAAATGTGGTACCTTTTTTCAAAACCCTTTCCACCTCTGTAATTATATCATCATCGGCATGTCCATGTATTAGAGGTCCCCAGGAGCAAACATAATCTATATATTCTTTACCATCCACATCATATATTTTCGACCCTTTCCCCCTATCAATAAAAATAGGTTCCCCACCGACTGATCCAAATGCCCTAACAGGACTGTTAACCCCACCAGGGATATACCTCTTGCTCTCTTCAAATAGATTTTTCATATATCCTCCTGCGTCAATTTTTCCAGTTCATCATACTTTTTAAGTAATTCTAGCTCCATTTCTTCAATTTTTGCATTATATTCAGCCAATTTTTTCCAGTCTGTTATACTTTTTTCCCTTTCTAAATACAATGAATTTAGTAAATTCTCAAGCTCTAATATATCTGCATTTATCCTATTAATCTTATATTTGTCAACCTTTCTATTTTTATTTTTAACAGACGTAGCTCTTTTTATCGTGGTATCATTTTCAACTTCCTTTATCACAGGAATTTTATCTTCCAGTGTCACAATACCATCGTTGAAAAATATATATCTATCGATCAATCCATCCATAAAATATCGATCATGGGAAACCATAATAATTGTGCCATCATAATTTAAAAGAGCGTTTTTCAAAACCTCCACCGTTTCATAGTCAAGATGATTAGTGGGCTCGTCTAATATGAGTAGGTTTGGCCTTAAGAAATATAGCTTCATAAGGTTTATTTTTGCAAGTTCTCCTCCACTTAGAAGACTCACCTTTTTTTCAATATCTTCATAAGAAAAACCGAATTTTGGCAATAAGTTGTAGATATCCTGCAATGTAATTCCTATATCCAGATCCAGCAACTCCTCTAAAACTGTTTTATCAGAATCTGTTTTGAGTATCTGCTCGAAATACCCCATTTCGACCCTTTTACCAATCCCAATCGCCCCACTTATCAGCCCACTTTTATTCCCCACAACCAATTTCAACAATGAACTTTTACCGGATCCATTTCTACCCACAACAGCCACCTTTTCACCTTTATAAATTTTCGCAGAGAATGGCTTGTTCAAAACCCGATTTCCATACCCGAGTACGAGATTGTCAAAAGTTATTACTTCAAAATCCTCATCTTTTCCTTTTTTAAAATAAAAATCTATATTTCTATCGTCAAATGTTAGATTATGAAGCTCCTCTTCTATTTTTTCAATCAGCTTCAGTCTTGCATTTACCTGTTTTGATTTTATTCCTGCCCTGTATCTATCCACAAAATCCCAAAGCTTTTGTTTCTCTTCCTCCAGATTATTTTTTCTTATCTTTAATCGTTCTTCATCCTCTTTATATATCTTGATAAAGCTATTAAATTTCATTCTGAAATGATCTATCTTTTTATTGTTTAGATATAGGATCTCTTCGGCAACATTTTCCAGAAGCCTTCGGTCGTGAGTGATAAAAATTACTGTTTTATCTGACTTTTTAAGAAAGTTCTCCAGCCAATCTATCATCAATATATCCAGGTAGTTTGTCGGCTCATCAAGGAGTAACAGATTTGCATCGGATACCAGAAGTCTCGCCAGCTTTAATCTTTCCAACTCCCCACCGGAGAGAAGGTTTATATTTTTATCCCACACATCCTCATAAAAATCAAAAGCTTTAAGCAACTCCCTTATCTCAGATCTAAAACTATTACCACCTATTAATTCAAACTCTTCGTAATATCGATGAATCTTTTCAGGTTCAAAACAGCTCTCGATCTTTTCTTCAAGCTCAAGTATCCTTTTATTTGATCTTAACATAAAATCGAAGATTGTAGCATCATCCACAAGAATCTGCTCAAGATACCCTATCTTTGTATCATTCGAAATTACAATCTGTCCGCTATCTTTCTCCTCAATTCCTGCAATTATTTTAAAAAGCGTTGTTTTACCGCTACCATTATAACCAAACAATGCAACTTTTTTACCCTTCATGATGGAAAACGTGAGATCTTTGAAAATTATCCTCTCACCATAGCTTTTGGAGACTGAAAAAAGTGAAATTACAGACATATTGATTTCAAATAGTTTATTGAAGCCTCTGTATCCTCAACATTTCTATTCTCAATTGTATAGATGGATACCTTTTGAATCATTAAAAGATCTTTAATATTTATATTTCCATAGTCCAATCTGTTGTGATCGTCTCTATATCCATAGTTATTATGAAGATGATACTCAAAAATTTTCCCCTTCCAACCATTTAGCCATTCTTGAAGAGTAATCTCAGTAAATAGATTGAAATGACCGATGTCGAAACAGTACCCAATAAAATCTCTATTTAACATTTTAATTATCTTATCACCTATGGAAGAATTAGTTTCAAAAACATTTTCAAAAGATATCGTAAAATCTTTCTTTCTGTACCTTATAACCTTTTCAAAATTTTCACAAAACCTCTCTGTATAACCATCTTCATCAAAATTATACACAAAAGGTGAATAATTGTGGTGAAATACGACATTCTTTACGTTAAGCAAATTGCATATCTCAATTGTTTTAATCATTATATCAACAGATACTTCCATCACATATCGATTATAGCTTGCAATATTGACGTCAAAAAAAGGAGCATGAATCGAAAGAGGCAAGCCATTTATGCAATTAAACTTATTAACATCTATAATATCATCAAAGCTCATGGCCAATTCTATTCCTGTATTATACTTTTCCGAAAGAGGAATAAATTTATCAAGCTGATCAAATTTTGATCTTATATGGATATTCATTTTAAAAGACCTTTTAAATATATATACTTACAATAATGCTCCAGAGCAGAAATATAGATAAAACAACTTTTCAAATTTTCCCCTTTTGCAAATACCCCGTGATCTTTAACAATCACGAGATTAAAATTCTCCAATG is part of the Calditerrivibrio nitroreducens DSM 19672 genome and harbors:
- a CDS encoding AtpZ/AtpI family protein translates to MKDKKQIRYWLNAGSIGISFVSAIAIGTLIGYYLDRYFDTKPYLTLFFMVMGIAAGFKNMIYFIKRTDAYQDDEKK
- a CDS encoding ABC-F family ATP-binding cassette domain-containing protein — its product is MSVISLFSVSKSYGERIIFKDLTFSIMKGKKVALFGYNGSGKTTLFKIIAGIEEKDSGQIVISNDTKIGYLEQILVDDATIFDFMLRSNKRILELEEKIESCFEPEKIHRYYEEFELIGGNSFRSEIRELLKAFDFYEDVWDKNINLLSGGELERLKLARLLVSDANLLLLDEPTNYLDILMIDWLENFLKKSDKTVIFITHDRRLLENVAEEILYLNNKKIDHFRMKFNSFIKIYKEDEERLKIRKNNLEEEKQKLWDFVDRYRAGIKSKQVNARLKLIEKIEEELHNLTFDDRNIDFYFKKGKDEDFEVITFDNLVLGYGNRVLNKPFSAKIYKGEKVAVVGRNGSGKSSLLKLVVGNKSGLISGAIGIGKRVEMGYFEQILKTDSDKTVLEELLDLDIGITLQDIYNLLPKFGFSYEDIEKKVSLLSGGELAKINLMKLYFLRPNLLILDEPTNHLDYETVEVLKNALLNYDGTIIMVSHDRYFMDGLIDRYIFFNDGIVTLEDKIPVIKEVENDTTIKRATSVKNKNRKVDKYKINRINADILELENLLNSLYLEREKSITDWKKLAEYNAKIEEMELELLKKYDELEKLTQEDI
- the atpB gene encoding F0F1 ATP synthase subunit A, whose amino-acid sequence is MEHPLNIFSFLPHEVQLKFLHVFMTTVVVIFTFILGSLASKMRSEIPGRGQNLFEMLVTAIEKMCIDIMGEEGRPYIPLIFGIGIYVFFSNVMGLIPGFISPTSNLNTTAAPAIIVFLTYHFIGIKKHGAHYIHHFMGPVAWLAPLMIIIELIGHLSRPLSLSMRLFGNIFGEDLVIAILFILVPFLVPLPMYFMGLFTSVLQAYVFMMLSMIYISGAIEEAH
- a CDS encoding TIM barrel protein, with translation MNIHIRSKFDQLDKFIPLSEKYNTGIELAMSFDDIIDVNKFNCINGLPLSIHAPFFDVNIASYNRYVMEVSVDIMIKTIEICNLLNVKNVVFHHNYSPFVYNFDEDGYTERFCENFEKVIRYRKKDFTISFENVFETNSSIGDKIIKMLNRDFIGYCFDIGHFNLFTEITLQEWLNGWKGKIFEYHLHNNYGYRDDHNRLDYGNINIKDLLMIQKVSIYTIENRNVEDTEASINYLKSICL
- the hemL gene encoding glutamate-1-semialdehyde 2,1-aminomutase, whose product is MKNLFEESKRYIPGGVNSPVRAFGSVGGEPIFIDRGKGSKIYDVDGKEYIDYVCSWGPLIHGHADDDIITEVERVLKKGTTFGAPTVLELELAKKVVEMVPSIEMVRMVSSGTEAVMSAIRLARGYTGRDKIIKFEGCYHGHSDSLLVKAGSGALTFGQPSSPGVPADLAKHTLIADYNDLNSVKQLFINNKNQIACVIVEPVAGNMGVVLPEEGFLSGLRDLCSNEGALLIFDEVITGFRLAPGGAQEYFNVMPDITTLGKILGGGLPVGAYGGRKEIMEKISPLGPVYQAGTLSGNPLAMAAGIANLNKLNENFYYELRKKSQYLWNGFKNNCRELKLNYAFNEIESMSCMFFTERPVKSFKDALTSDTKKYAAFFHGMLKKGINLAPSQFEAMFVSAAHTNKDLDATIKAHYEVLKELT